The Staphylococcus carnosus genome has a segment encoding these proteins:
- a CDS encoding catalase produces the protein MTTNNGTKVSEDELTLTAGERGPSLLEDFHFREKIMHFDHERIPERVVHARGFGAHGEFEVYEDLSKYTSADFLTHPGKKTPVFTRISTVQGSKGSPDTVRDVRGFATKFYTDEGIFDLVGNDIPVFFVQDAIKFPDVIHAVKPEPDTETPQGGSAHDTFWDFFAENPETSHTTMWVMSDRGIPKNIRQLEGFGVHTYRLVNDEGESFFVKFHWRPVHGLESLVWDEAQTLQGKDIDFHRKDLHESIEKGDYPAWELGLQIIREDQEFDFDFDILDPTKLWPEDEIPVKVVGKMTLNRNVDNVFDEIEQIAFHPGHVVPGIDFSDDSLLQGRLFSYTDTQISRLGGPNFNQIPINRPVNKVHNNQRDAMYQMDIHTDKTSYHNNGLEGNCPFTSSKAQGGYEHYPERVEGHKVRTRSESFKDYYSQAKLYLNSLTKPEYDHTVDGFSFEIGKCKSMDVRQRAVNQLNKIDRELAERVAENVGVTVPEENEEVKSDKKDSQLTMEKYDRPLPGHSVAVLINGDVDPETLKQYAKEYASQGLNYAFVGKHQKQLSDDITVNETYDTAHPTLFDSLVVLSDGNGLVPDAEEFAALAYKHKKPIIFNKAAADELQDQKIKLDAPGVFVSDDPDTIVKAFDKVRYWDRK, from the coding sequence ATGACTACAAATAACGGCACAAAAGTCAGCGAAGATGAACTCACTTTAACAGCAGGAGAACGTGGACCGAGTTTATTAGAAGACTTCCATTTCAGAGAAAAAATCATGCATTTTGACCATGAGCGTATTCCTGAGCGTGTTGTACATGCACGTGGCTTTGGTGCACATGGGGAATTCGAAGTTTATGAAGACTTATCAAAATATACATCAGCTGATTTCTTAACGCATCCAGGTAAGAAAACACCAGTATTTACACGTATTTCTACAGTACAAGGTTCAAAAGGATCACCTGATACTGTTCGTGATGTGCGCGGGTTTGCGACAAAATTTTATACAGATGAAGGTATCTTTGATTTAGTAGGTAATGATATCCCTGTATTCTTCGTACAAGATGCAATTAAGTTCCCTGACGTAATTCATGCAGTCAAACCGGAACCTGATACTGAAACACCTCAAGGCGGTTCAGCACACGATACATTTTGGGACTTCTTCGCAGAAAATCCAGAAACATCTCATACCACAATGTGGGTAATGAGTGACAGAGGTATTCCGAAAAATATACGTCAACTTGAAGGATTCGGCGTACATACGTATCGTCTAGTAAATGATGAAGGGGAATCTTTCTTTGTAAAATTCCATTGGCGTCCAGTACATGGATTAGAATCTTTAGTTTGGGATGAAGCACAAACATTACAAGGTAAAGATATCGATTTCCATCGTAAAGATTTACATGAATCTATTGAAAAAGGTGACTATCCTGCTTGGGAATTAGGTCTTCAAATTATTCGTGAAGATCAAGAATTCGATTTTGACTTTGATATTTTAGACCCTACTAAATTATGGCCAGAAGATGAAATCCCAGTGAAAGTTGTAGGTAAAATGACATTAAATCGAAACGTAGATAATGTTTTCGATGAAATAGAACAAATTGCTTTCCATCCAGGTCATGTAGTACCAGGTATTGATTTCTCAGATGATTCACTTTTACAAGGACGTCTTTTCTCATATACAGATACACAAATTTCACGTCTTGGCGGTCCTAATTTCAACCAAATTCCTATTAACCGTCCAGTGAACAAAGTGCACAATAACCAACGTGATGCAATGTACCAAATGGACATCCATACAGATAAAACTTCATATCATAACAATGGTTTAGAAGGTAATTGTCCATTTACAAGTTCTAAAGCACAAGGTGGTTACGAACACTATCCAGAACGTGTCGAAGGTCATAAAGTACGTACGCGCAGTGAAAGCTTTAAAGACTATTATTCACAAGCAAAATTATATCTTAACAGCCTAACAAAACCAGAGTACGATCATACTGTAGACGGTTTCTCATTTGAAATTGGTAAATGTAAAAGTATGGATGTACGCCAACGTGCAGTTAATCAATTGAATAAAATAGACCGTGAACTTGCTGAACGTGTAGCTGAGAATGTAGGTGTGACAGTTCCAGAAGAAAATGAAGAAGTCAAATCTGATAAAAAAGATAGTCAATTGACTATGGAAAAATACGACCGTCCATTACCAGGACATTCAGTTGCGGTATTGATTAATGGAGATGTAGATCCAGAAACATTGAAACAATATGCGAAAGAATATGCGTCTCAAGGATTGAATTATGCATTTGTCGGTAAACATCAAAAACAACTTTCAGATGATATTACAGTCAATGAAACATACGATACTGCACATCCAACTTTATTTGATAGTCTTGTAGTATTATCTGACGGTAATGGTTTAGTGCCAGATGCAGAAGAATTTGCTGCACTAGCTTACAAACATAAAAAACCAATTATCTTTAATAAAGCTGCAGCAGATGAGTTGCAAGATCAAAAAATTAAGCTTGATGCGCCAGGTGTATTTGTATCTGATGATCCGGATACAATCGTGAAAGCATTTGATAAAGTGCGTTATTGGGATAGAAAATAA